One region of Niallia sp. Man26 genomic DNA includes:
- the accC gene encoding acetyl-CoA carboxylase biotin carboxylase subunit — MIKKLLIANRGEIAVRIIRACREMNIETVAVYSEADREALHVQLADEAICIGPTSSKESYLNFTNIISAAMLTGSDAIHPGYGFLAENADFAELCRDCNITFVGPSPEAINKMGTKDIARETMREAGVPIVPGSQGIIKDLEDGISLAEKIGYPVIIKATAGGGGKGIRVARTKEELISGINITQQEALTAFGNAGVYLEKFIEDFRHVELQVLADNYGHVIHLGERDCSIQRRLQKLLEETPSPVLTEEIRNKMGAAAVKAAEAVQYSGAGTVEFIYDYQNEQFYFMEMNTRIQVEHPVTEMVTGIDLIKEQILVASGKPLAITQKDVEFNGWAIECRINAENPAKNFMPSAGKINMYLPPGGLGVRVDSAAYPGYTIPPYYDSMIAKVITYGATREEAISRMKRALSEFVIEGVHTTIPFHLKLLNHEKFVEGNFNTKFLEMYDLMKSED; from the coding sequence ATGTCCAGCTTGCAGACGAAGCTATCTGCATTGGGCCGACTTCTTCAAAGGAAAGCTATCTAAACTTTACAAACATCATCAGTGCAGCAATGCTGACTGGCAGTGATGCCATCCATCCAGGCTACGGATTTTTGGCAGAAAATGCTGACTTTGCGGAGCTTTGCCGTGACTGCAATATCACCTTCGTTGGACCAAGTCCAGAGGCGATCAATAAGATGGGAACAAAAGACATTGCCAGAGAAACAATGCGTGAAGCTGGTGTGCCGATTGTACCAGGCTCACAAGGTATCATTAAAGATTTAGAAGATGGTATCAGCTTAGCAGAGAAAATCGGCTATCCTGTTATTATTAAAGCAACTGCAGGCGGCGGTGGTAAAGGTATCCGTGTTGCCAGAACAAAAGAAGAGCTGATTAGTGGAATCAACATTACTCAGCAGGAAGCTTTGACAGCTTTCGGTAATGCTGGTGTATACTTGGAGAAGTTTATTGAAGACTTCCGCCATGTAGAGCTGCAGGTACTTGCTGATAACTATGGCCATGTTATTCACTTAGGTGAAAGAGACTGCTCTATCCAAAGAAGACTGCAAAAGTTGCTGGAAGAGACGCCTTCTCCTGTTTTGACAGAAGAAATTCGCAATAAAATGGGAGCTGCAGCAGTTAAAGCGGCAGAGGCAGTACAATATTCTGGTGCAGGTACAGTTGAGTTCATTTATGATTATCAAAACGAACAATTCTATTTCATGGAAATGAATACACGTATTCAAGTGGAACATCCGGTTACAGAAATGGTCACAGGTATTGATTTGATAAAAGAGCAAATACTAGTAGCATCTGGAAAACCATTGGCTATTACGCAAAAGGATGTAGAATTTAACGGATGGGCAATCGAATGCCGCATCAATGCTGAAAATCCAGCTAAGAACTTTATGCCTTCTGCCGGGAAAATCAATATGTACCTTCCGCCGGGCGGTTTAGGTGTTCGTGTTGATTCAGCAGCGTATCCTGGTTATACGATCCCGCCGTATTATGACAGCATGATTGCTAAAGTTATTACATATGGCGCAACAAGAGAAGAAGCAATATCACGTATGAAGCGTGCTCTTAGTGAATTCGTCATTGAGGGTGTTCATACGACAATCCCATTTCACTTGAAACTCCTTAATCATGAAAAATTTGTGGAAGGAAACTTCAACACAAAATTTTTAGAGATGTATGATTTGATGAAATCTGAAGATTAA